From Streptomyces sp. NBC_01460, a single genomic window includes:
- a CDS encoding YdeI/OmpD-associated family protein: protein MADDPAPGAEPLLFERTEGLDAWLDGHHASASSLWLRVAKKGSGVETVTASEIIDTALCYGWIDGQRKSLDATYYLQRISPRRPGSPWSLINVRKVEALTAAGRMREPGLAEVRAAREDGRWETAYPSQKEATVPADLAAALAAAPPAAERFERLGRTDRYLVILQLLKARTPGLRAARLERVVAKLVSGEKVP from the coding sequence ATGGCCGACGATCCCGCTCCCGGTGCGGAGCCCCTGCTCTTCGAACGTACCGAAGGGCTCGATGCATGGCTGGACGGGCACCACGCGAGCGCGTCCAGCCTGTGGCTGAGGGTCGCGAAGAAGGGCTCGGGCGTCGAGACCGTCACCGCGTCCGAGATCATCGACACCGCCCTCTGCTACGGGTGGATCGACGGGCAGCGCAAGTCCCTGGACGCGACGTACTACCTCCAGCGGATCTCACCCCGCCGGCCCGGCAGCCCCTGGTCCCTCATCAACGTACGGAAGGTGGAGGCCCTGACGGCGGCGGGCCGGATGCGGGAGCCGGGGCTCGCCGAGGTGCGGGCCGCGCGCGAGGACGGGCGGTGGGAGACGGCGTACCCCTCGCAGAAGGAGGCCACCGTGCCCGCGGACCTCGCCGCCGCGCTGGCCGCCGCACCCCCGGCCGCCGAACGGTTCGAGCGGCTGGGCAGGACGGACCGGTACCTCGTGATCCTCCAGCTCCTGAAGGCGAGGACTCCCGGGCTCAGGGCGGCCCGCCTGGAACGCGTGGTGGCGAAGCTCGTTTCGGGCGAGAAGGTCCCCTGA
- a CDS encoding FAD-dependent oxidoreductase, whose amino-acid sequence MTTPIAIVGAGLGGLTLARVLHVHGIPAAVYEADASAATRTQGGQLDIHEDDGQHALADAGLTEEFHAIIHQGADAARVLDPNGELLLDVPGDSTTRPEVLRGDLRRILLDSLPEGTVRWGSKVSGVRPLGEGRHELAFTDGSTVTTDLLVGADGAWSKIRPLLSDATPEYVGTTFVETYLHDVDERHTATAEAVGAGAMYALTPGKGIVAHREAGNVLHTYVELTRSAEWIADIDFTDAAAASARVAAEFDGWAPHLTALITEGETAPVARMIHTLPTGHRWDRVPGVTLLGDAAHLMPPSGDGANLAMFDGAELAKAIAAHPGDTEAALIAYEKELFPRSDTFYADAHDTLELVLGDRTPFGFIDLFRNGPQEQS is encoded by the coding sequence ATGACGACACCCATCGCGATCGTCGGCGCAGGCCTCGGCGGCCTCACCCTCGCCCGCGTCCTGCACGTCCACGGCATCCCCGCGGCGGTCTACGAGGCCGACGCCTCGGCCGCGACCCGCACGCAGGGCGGCCAGCTCGACATCCACGAGGACGACGGCCAGCACGCGCTCGCCGACGCCGGACTGACCGAGGAGTTCCACGCGATCATCCACCAGGGCGCCGACGCGGCGCGCGTACTGGACCCGAACGGCGAACTGCTGCTCGACGTGCCGGGCGACTCGACGACGCGCCCCGAGGTGCTGCGCGGCGACCTGCGCCGGATCCTGCTCGACTCCCTGCCCGAGGGCACGGTCCGGTGGGGAAGCAAGGTCTCCGGCGTCCGCCCGCTGGGCGAGGGTCGGCACGAGCTGGCCTTCACCGACGGCTCGACCGTGACCACAGACCTCCTCGTCGGCGCCGACGGAGCCTGGTCCAAGATCAGGCCGCTGCTGTCCGACGCCACGCCCGAGTACGTCGGCACGACGTTCGTCGAGACGTATCTCCACGACGTCGACGAGCGTCACACCGCGACAGCCGAGGCCGTCGGCGCCGGCGCGATGTACGCGCTGACCCCGGGCAAGGGGATCGTCGCGCACCGCGAGGCGGGCAACGTCCTGCACACCTACGTCGAGCTGACCCGGTCCGCCGAGTGGATCGCCGACATCGACTTCACCGACGCGGCCGCCGCGAGCGCCCGGGTCGCGGCCGAGTTCGACGGATGGGCCCCCCACCTCACCGCGCTGATCACCGAAGGCGAGACCGCCCCGGTCGCCCGCATGATCCACACGCTCCCCACCGGCCACCGCTGGGACCGCGTACCCGGCGTGACCCTCCTGGGCGACGCCGCACACCTGATGCCGCCGTCCGGCGACGGCGCCAACCTGGCGATGTTCGACGGTGCCGAACTCGCCAAGGCGATCGCAGCCCACCCCGGGGACACCGAGGCCGCTCTCATCGCCTACGAGAAGGAACTGTTCCCCCGCAGTGACACCTTCTACGCCGACGCGCACGACACGCTGGAGCTGGTCCTGGGCGACCGCACACCGTTCGGATTCATCGACCTCTTCCGGAACGGACCCCAGGAGCAGTCCTGA
- a CDS encoding acyl-CoA thioesterase, with product MTYFVDVTVRGYELDTQGHLNQAVYLQYAEHARWELLREAGVAQEKLLAHGIGPVQLEVTVKYLRELRGGDRVRVGCDLSYGTGKTFGVRQQIVKEDGAVAAEITGVGGILDLTARRLIADPAGRFASLATKPELLGIRTD from the coding sequence ATGACCTACTTCGTCGATGTCACGGTGCGCGGGTACGAGCTGGACACCCAGGGCCACCTCAATCAGGCGGTCTACCTCCAGTACGCGGAACACGCCAGGTGGGAGCTGCTGCGGGAGGCCGGCGTAGCCCAGGAGAAGCTGCTCGCCCACGGGATCGGGCCGGTGCAGCTGGAGGTGACGGTGAAGTACCTGCGGGAACTGCGCGGCGGGGACCGGGTGCGGGTCGGCTGCGACCTCTCCTACGGCACGGGGAAGACCTTCGGGGTCCGGCAGCAGATCGTCAAGGAGGACGGCGCGGTGGCCGCGGAGATCACCGGGGTGGGCGGCATCCTCGACCTGACGGCCCGCAGGCTGATCGCCGACCCCGCCGGGCGGTTCGCCTCGCTGGCCACGAAGCCCGAACTCCTCGGCATCCGCACCGACTGA
- a CDS encoding LacI family DNA-binding transcriptional regulator, translated as MGVSLKDVAQRAGVSIKTVSNVVNNYQHVTPAMRAKVQKAIDELGYRPNLTARHLRKGRTGIIALAVPEFGNPYFAELAGAVIDAAARHDYTVLVDHTAGLREKELLVSQGFRSHVIDGLILSPIHLETEDLMARTETAPLVLLGEREYEAPYDHIAIDNVAAARAAVRHLVGQGNRRIAFLGSRTGQERQPAHLRLRGWREELAASGITPDESLVVVTDGYGREDGAAGMARLLDREDRPDAVFAYNDLIAIGAMRTLTERGLRIPDDVAVVGFDDIEESRYTTTTLTTIAPDKEAIARLAVDSLVEQLAGAPVAEPRRPRPGYRLVVRESTTPGPDSGHTEDL; from the coding sequence GTGGGCGTCAGCCTCAAGGACGTTGCACAACGGGCAGGCGTGTCCATCAAGACCGTGTCGAACGTGGTGAACAACTACCAGCACGTCACACCGGCCATGCGCGCCAAGGTGCAGAAGGCGATCGACGAGCTCGGCTACCGGCCGAACCTCACCGCCCGTCACCTGCGCAAGGGCCGCACGGGCATCATCGCCCTCGCCGTCCCCGAATTCGGCAACCCCTACTTCGCCGAGCTGGCCGGAGCGGTCATCGACGCGGCCGCCCGGCACGACTACACCGTCCTGGTCGACCACACCGCCGGCCTCAGGGAGAAGGAGCTCCTGGTCAGCCAGGGCTTCCGTTCCCACGTGATCGACGGCCTCATCCTCAGCCCGATCCACCTGGAGACCGAGGACCTCATGGCGCGCACCGAGACGGCGCCGCTGGTCCTGCTGGGCGAGCGCGAGTACGAGGCGCCCTACGACCACATCGCCATCGACAACGTGGCGGCGGCCCGTGCGGCCGTGCGCCACCTCGTCGGCCAGGGCAACCGGCGCATCGCCTTCCTCGGATCGCGCACGGGGCAGGAACGCCAGCCCGCCCATCTGCGCCTGCGGGGCTGGCGCGAGGAGCTCGCGGCCTCCGGCATCACCCCCGACGAATCCCTCGTCGTGGTCACCGACGGCTACGGCCGCGAGGACGGGGCCGCCGGCATGGCGCGGCTCCTGGACCGTGAGGACCGGCCCGACGCGGTGTTCGCGTACAACGACCTCATCGCCATCGGGGCGATGCGGACCCTCACCGAACGCGGCCTGCGGATCCCGGACGACGTCGCCGTCGTCGGCTTCGACGACATCGAGGAGAGCCGCTACACGACCACCACCCTCACCACCATCGCCCCCGACAAAGAGGCCATCGCACGCCTCGCCGTCGACAGCCTCGTCGAACAGCTCGCCGGCGCACCCGTCGCCGAACCACGCAGGCCACGCCCGGGCTACCGCCTCGTCGTCCGCGAATCCACCACCCCCGGGCCCGACTCCGGCCACACCGAGGACCTCTGA
- a CDS encoding CsbD family protein, producing MAADEKTQAKTEQGKGKVKEAAGRTVGNERLTAEGRADQAKGDARQAKEKIKDALTD from the coding sequence ATGGCTGCCGACGAGAAGACTCAGGCCAAGACCGAGCAGGGCAAGGGCAAGGTCAAGGAGGCTGCCGGCCGCACCGTCGGTAACGAGCGCCTCACCGCCGAGGGCCGGGCCGACCAGGCCAAGGGCGACGCCCGCCAGGCCAAGGAAAAGATCAAGGACGCCCTCACCGACTGA
- a CDS encoding translation factor GTPase family protein yields the protein MHTLNLGILAHVDAGKTSLTERLLHNAGVIDTVGRVDDGSTQTDSLALERQRGITIKSAVVSFAVDGVTVNLIDTPGHPDFIAEVERVLGVLDGAVLVVSAVEGVQAQTRILMRALRRLRIPTLVFVNKTDRRGARCDGVLADLARRLSPSVVAMGSVGDAGTRRARTRAFTAGDPAFVTALTDLLTTHDDDLLAAYVDGAAGVPYGRLRERLAAQTRRALVHPVYFGSAATGAGVAELTAAVAEFLPVSGLGVEGPASGTVFKVERGPAGEKIAYARMFSGQVRTRERVRLLGDGDQEGREGKISAITVFDNGTDVRGDALPAGRIGRLRGLHTVRIGDTIGNAAGRPARSHFAPPTLETVVTPCRREDRGALHIALGHLAEQDPLIGVRRDEVRQEVSLSLYGEVQKEVIQATLADEYGIEVGFRETTTICLERPAGTGAAVEFIDVEPNPFLATVGLRVEPAAFGSGVEFRREVELGSMPYSLMRAVEDTATETLSQGIHGWRVTDCTVTLTHSGYWPRQSHAHAVFDKSMSSTAGDFRNLTPLVLMEALRRAGTTVYEPVHRFRAELPADTLGPLVPVLARLHAVPEPPVTEGGACTVEGVVPAARVHELQQLLPGMTRGEGVLESAFADYRPVDGPVPHRSRTDRDPLNRKEYLLRTLRRVDGGR from the coding sequence GTGCACACATTGAACCTGGGAATTCTGGCGCATGTCGACGCCGGTAAGACGAGCCTGACCGAGCGGCTGCTCCACAACGCCGGCGTCATCGACACCGTCGGCAGGGTCGACGACGGCAGCACGCAGACCGACTCCCTCGCCCTGGAGCGGCAGCGCGGCATCACCATCAAGTCCGCCGTGGTGTCCTTCGCCGTCGACGGCGTCACGGTCAATCTGATCGACACCCCGGGCCATCCCGACTTCATCGCCGAGGTGGAACGGGTCCTCGGCGTGCTCGACGGCGCGGTGCTCGTCGTCTCGGCCGTGGAGGGCGTCCAGGCCCAGACCCGCATCCTCATGCGGGCGCTGCGCCGCCTGCGGATCCCCACGCTCGTGTTCGTGAACAAGACGGACCGCCGGGGCGCACGGTGCGACGGGGTCCTGGCCGACCTCGCCCGACGGCTGTCGCCCTCGGTCGTCGCCATGGGCTCGGTCGGCGACGCGGGGACCAGGAGGGCCCGCACGCGGGCCTTCACCGCCGGGGACCCCGCCTTCGTCACCGCGCTGACGGACCTGCTCACCACCCACGACGACGACCTCCTGGCCGCGTACGTCGACGGCGCGGCGGGTGTTCCGTACGGCCGGCTGCGCGAGCGGCTGGCGGCGCAGACCCGCCGGGCACTGGTGCACCCCGTGTACTTCGGATCGGCCGCCACCGGCGCCGGTGTGGCCGAACTGACCGCCGCCGTAGCCGAGTTCCTGCCCGTGTCCGGCCTGGGTGTCGAAGGCCCGGCCTCGGGGACGGTGTTCAAGGTCGAGCGCGGCCCGGCGGGGGAGAAGATCGCGTACGCCCGGATGTTCTCCGGACAGGTACGCACCCGGGAACGCGTCCGGCTGCTGGGCGACGGCGATCAGGAGGGCCGTGAGGGCAAGATCTCCGCCATCACCGTCTTCGACAACGGGACCGACGTCCGCGGCGACGCGCTCCCGGCGGGCCGGATCGGCAGGCTGCGCGGTCTCCACACCGTCCGGATCGGCGACACCATCGGGAACGCGGCCGGGCGGCCGGCCAGGTCCCACTTCGCCCCGCCCACCCTGGAGACCGTCGTCACCCCGTGCCGGCGTGAGGACAGGGGAGCGCTGCACATCGCCCTCGGACACCTGGCGGAGCAGGACCCGCTGATCGGTGTACGCCGTGACGAGGTCCGGCAGGAGGTCTCCCTGTCGCTCTACGGCGAGGTGCAGAAGGAGGTCATCCAGGCGACGCTCGCGGACGAGTACGGGATCGAGGTCGGCTTCCGGGAGACGACGACCATCTGTCTGGAGCGGCCCGCAGGAACGGGCGCGGCCGTCGAATTCATCGACGTCGAGCCGAATCCCTTTCTCGCCACCGTCGGTCTGCGGGTGGAGCCCGCCGCATTCGGCAGCGGGGTGGAATTCCGCCGGGAGGTGGAGCTGGGATCCATGCCGTACTCCCTGATGCGGGCGGTGGAGGACACCGCGACGGAAACGCTCTCCCAGGGAATTCACGGATGGCGGGTCACCGACTGCACGGTCACCCTGACCCATTCCGGATACTGGCCCCGGCAGAGCCATGCGCACGCGGTGTTCGACAAGAGCATGTCGAGCACGGCGGGCGACTTCCGGAATCTGACCCCGCTGGTGCTGATGGAGGCGCTGAGGCGGGCCGGGACGACGGTGTACGAACCCGTGCACCGCTTCCGTGCCGAGCTCCCGGCCGACACGCTCGGTCCGCTGGTGCCGGTCCTCGCGCGGCTGCACGCCGTTCCGGAGCCCCCGGTGACGGAGGGCGGCGCCTGCACCGTGGAGGGGGTGGTCCCGGCCGCCCGCGTCCATGAGCTCCAGCAACTGCTGCCGGGGATGACGCGCGGGGAAGGGGTGCTGGAGTCCGCGTTCGCGGACTACCGGCCGGTCGACGGTCCTGTCCCGCACCGGTCCAGGACCGACCGTGATCCGCTGAACCGCAAGGAGTACCTCCTGCGGACCCTGCGCCGCGTCGACGGCGGCAGGTGA
- a CDS encoding putative quinol monooxygenase has translation MALQDQPTYLIKMRAKPGLGDTLLALATAGMEKSGSSDRFIMVREDADPDVLWNMEVFRSREAKDAYENSPLADELRDEIIGLLAEPPLRIEVHPYSALPADPA, from the coding sequence ATGGCACTGCAGGACCAGCCCACTTACCTCATCAAGATGCGCGCCAAGCCGGGACTCGGCGACACGCTGCTCGCACTGGCTACCGCCGGGATGGAGAAGTCGGGGTCCTCCGACCGCTTCATCATGGTCCGCGAGGACGCCGACCCTGACGTGCTGTGGAACATGGAGGTCTTCCGCAGCCGGGAGGCGAAGGACGCCTACGAGAACAGCCCCCTCGCCGATGAGCTCCGCGACGAAATCATCGGCCTTCTCGCCGAGCCGCCCCTGCGGATCGAGGTCCACCCCTACTCCGCCCTGCCCGCCGACCCGGCCTGA
- a CDS encoding aldose epimerase family protein: MPRPTVHRTPFGSTHGIPTDLWTLDSGTGVRAEILTYGASLHSLTVPDTAGATASVVRSLETLDDYTAKHPYFGAVVGRYANRIAHGRFVLDGTEHHIPANDRGHALHGGPDGFHTKVWEAEADRTGDSASVRLTLHSPDGDMGFPGGLDATVTYTLDTEGTLAVEYTSVTDRPTVVNLTNHAYFELAGSGDIRGHRLEVDADAYLPVDDDGIPLGPPADVRGTPFDLTGPRVLADCLGEEDDQLRAAGGFDHCWVLRDSGGALRRAARLTAPDAVRVLEVWTTEPGIQVYTANQLDGSFTDATGRRHERHGAVCLETQHLPDSPNRPDLPSPVLRPGETAHSRTELRFPHLRN; encoded by the coding sequence ATGCCGCGCCCCACCGTGCACCGCACCCCCTTCGGCTCCACCCACGGGATCCCGACCGACCTGTGGACCCTCGACAGCGGCACGGGCGTCCGTGCCGAGATCCTGACCTACGGCGCGTCGCTGCACAGCCTCACCGTGCCCGACACCGCCGGCGCGACCGCCTCCGTCGTACGGTCCCTCGAGACCCTCGACGACTACACGGCGAAGCACCCCTACTTCGGGGCCGTCGTCGGCCGCTACGCCAACCGCATCGCGCACGGCCGCTTCGTCCTGGACGGGACCGAGCACCACATCCCCGCCAACGACCGCGGCCACGCCCTGCACGGAGGCCCGGACGGCTTCCACACCAAGGTGTGGGAGGCCGAGGCGGACCGGACCGGCGACAGCGCGTCCGTCCGGCTCACCCTGCACAGCCCGGACGGCGACATGGGCTTCCCCGGGGGCCTGGACGCCACGGTCACGTACACCCTCGACACGGAGGGAACCCTGGCCGTCGAGTACACCTCGGTCACCGACCGCCCGACCGTCGTCAACCTCACCAACCACGCCTACTTCGAGCTGGCCGGCAGCGGCGACATCCGCGGCCACCGCCTGGAGGTCGACGCCGACGCCTATCTGCCGGTCGACGACGACGGCATCCCCCTCGGTCCTCCGGCGGATGTCCGGGGGACCCCGTTCGACCTCACCGGACCCCGCGTCCTGGCGGACTGCCTCGGCGAGGAGGACGACCAGCTGCGCGCGGCGGGCGGCTTCGACCACTGCTGGGTCCTGCGTGACTCCGGCGGCGCCCTGCGCCGCGCCGCACGGCTCACCGCCCCGGACGCGGTCCGCGTCCTGGAGGTCTGGACGACGGAGCCCGGCATCCAGGTGTACACCGCCAACCAGCTCGACGGCTCGTTCACCGATGCCACCGGCCGCCGCCACGAACGGCACGGCGCCGTCTGCCTGGAGACCCAGCACCTTCCCGACTCACCCAACCGGCCGGACCTGCCCAGCCCGGTGCTCCGCCCCGGCGAGACCGCGCACAGCCGTACCGAACTCCGTTTCCCGCACCTCCGGAATTAA
- a CDS encoding carbohydrate binding domain-containing protein has translation MRRTPVRLLGRPAAAAVAATVMLGLLTPAPGASGAESAAPAASSASTATVFYYTKTKNWSSYRLHYAPDGGSWTTAPGVVMEAACTDWVKQTVSLGSASGLAATFNNGSGVWDNNAGKNYALGTGSVTVKDGVVAHSDPCADAGTEPEAGNTASVYYSTSTVGWTTTNLHYQPTGGAWTTVPGVGMEPACTGWVKKSVDLGTATSMLATFNNGNGVWDNNNGSNYTVPAGLTTVKDKKVTGGAKDPCAAETPDTQAPTAPAKVSASADGVSVVVTWEPSTDDRGVTTYQVTRTGGTEGTLVSDVGSTVFSDTGLEAKTAYSYTVRAVDAAGNVSTASAAATTTTGEKPTAPASGKPLGTDPRKDPIYFVLTARFNDGDTTNNRGGSQHTKSGNAANDDPMFRGDFKGLVEKLDYIKGLGMSAVWITPVVLNRSDYDYHGYHGYDFYEVDSRLESAGASYQDLIDAAHAKGMKIYQDVVYNHSSRWGAKGLFTPKTYGVRDAQWSWYYDERNDGFEYDGLSVETKSGKSYYNGDLWSTAEPSGNTCVNWGTPTQYTSPEGYRIYNCQWPDPTSGMFPKAYYHNCWIGNWEGEDSRSCWLHDDLADFNTESAPVQNYLIGAYDKYIDMGVDGFRVDTAVHIPRTTWNRRFLPAIQERVTQRFGAEAAKNFFVFGEVAAFVNDKWNRGSVNHSAQFYTWKERKEYGADDGKAALEMYDYEQQQGTGSQPTSTNAFLNGNSYHAPDHSRFSGMNVIDMRMHMNFGDANNAYNNGKDSDDSYNDATYNVVYVDSHDYGPNKSSERYAGGTDAWAENMSLMWTFRGIPTLYYGSEVEFQAGKKIDCGPTCPLATTGRAYFGDHLVGTVKASDFGTVSSASGAVADTLAEPLVKHVQRLNQIRRAVPALQMGQYSTEGITGSMAYKRRYTDTVSGTDSFALVTVTGGATYTGIPNGTYKDAVTGDTQVVTGGTLAVPAPGKGNLRVYVLDLGGRNATPGKIGTAGPYLK, from the coding sequence ATGAGACGCACCCCTGTCCGGCTGCTCGGACGCCCCGCGGCGGCAGCCGTCGCGGCGACGGTGATGCTGGGTCTCCTGACCCCGGCACCCGGAGCCTCCGGCGCGGAATCGGCCGCCCCCGCGGCCTCCTCCGCCTCCACGGCCACCGTCTTCTACTACACCAAGACCAAGAACTGGTCCTCGTACAGACTCCATTACGCGCCCGACGGCGGATCCTGGACCACCGCGCCCGGTGTGGTCATGGAGGCCGCCTGCACGGACTGGGTGAAGCAGACCGTCAGCCTGGGCAGCGCCTCCGGCCTGGCCGCGACGTTCAACAACGGCTCCGGGGTCTGGGACAACAACGCCGGGAAGAACTACGCGCTGGGCACCGGTTCCGTCACCGTCAAGGACGGCGTGGTGGCCCACAGCGACCCCTGCGCGGATGCCGGGACGGAACCCGAGGCGGGCAACACGGCCTCGGTCTACTACTCGACCTCCACCGTCGGCTGGACGACCACCAATCTGCACTACCAGCCGACGGGCGGCGCCTGGACCACCGTGCCAGGTGTGGGCATGGAGCCCGCCTGCACCGGCTGGGTGAAGAAGTCGGTCGATCTCGGCACCGCCACCTCCATGCTGGCCACCTTCAACAACGGCAACGGCGTCTGGGACAACAACAACGGGAGCAACTACACCGTCCCCGCCGGTCTCACCACGGTGAAGGACAAGAAGGTCACCGGCGGCGCCAAGGACCCCTGCGCGGCTGAGACCCCTGACACCCAGGCCCCCACCGCCCCGGCGAAGGTGTCGGCGAGCGCGGACGGGGTTTCCGTCGTGGTGACCTGGGAACCGTCCACCGACGACCGCGGTGTGACGACGTACCAGGTGACGCGGACCGGCGGCACCGAGGGAACGCTGGTCAGCGACGTCGGCTCCACGGTGTTCTCGGACACCGGCCTGGAGGCGAAGACGGCCTACAGCTACACCGTCAGGGCCGTCGACGCCGCCGGGAACGTCTCCACGGCCTCCGCCGCTGCCACCACGACCACCGGGGAGAAGCCGACCGCCCCGGCCTCCGGGAAGCCGCTGGGCACCGACCCCCGCAAGGACCCGATCTACTTCGTCCTCACCGCCCGCTTCAACGACGGTGACACCACGAACAACCGGGGCGGCAGCCAGCACACCAAGTCGGGCAACGCGGCCAACGACGACCCCATGTTCCGGGGCGACTTCAAGGGCCTGGTCGAGAAGCTCGACTACATCAAGGGCCTCGGCATGTCGGCCGTCTGGATCACCCCCGTGGTCCTGAACCGGTCCGACTACGACTACCACGGCTACCACGGCTACGACTTCTACGAGGTCGACTCCCGGCTCGAGTCGGCGGGTGCCTCCTACCAGGACCTCATCGACGCGGCCCACGCCAAGGGCATGAAGATCTACCAGGACGTCGTGTACAACCACTCCTCGCGCTGGGGCGCCAAGGGCCTGTTCACCCCGAAGACGTACGGGGTCCGCGACGCCCAGTGGAGCTGGTACTACGACGAGAGGAACGACGGCTTCGAGTACGACGGACTGAGCGTCGAGACCAAGTCGGGGAAGTCGTACTACAACGGCGACCTCTGGTCCACGGCCGAACCCTCGGGCAACACCTGCGTCAACTGGGGAACCCCCACCCAGTACACCTCCCCGGAGGGCTACCGGATCTACAACTGCCAGTGGCCCGACCCGACTTCGGGCATGTTCCCCAAGGCGTACTACCACAACTGCTGGATCGGCAACTGGGAGGGCGAGGACTCCCGTTCGTGCTGGCTGCACGACGACCTCGCCGACTTCAACACCGAGAGCGCGCCCGTGCAGAACTACCTGATCGGCGCCTACGACAAGTACATCGACATGGGCGTGGACGGCTTCCGCGTGGACACCGCCGTGCACATCCCCCGCACCACCTGGAACCGCCGTTTCCTCCCGGCCATCCAGGAGCGCGTCACCCAGCGGTTCGGCGCCGAGGCAGCGAAGAACTTCTTCGTCTTCGGTGAGGTCGCCGCCTTCGTCAACGACAAGTGGAACCGCGGCTCGGTCAACCACTCCGCGCAGTTCTACACCTGGAAGGAACGCAAGGAGTACGGCGCGGACGACGGGAAGGCCGCCCTGGAGATGTACGACTACGAGCAGCAGCAGGGCACCGGCTCCCAGCCGACCTCCACCAACGCCTTCCTGAACGGCAACAGCTACCACGCGCCCGACCACAGCAGGTTCTCCGGGATGAACGTCATCGACATGCGCATGCACATGAACTTCGGTGACGCGAACAACGCCTACAACAACGGCAAGGACTCGGACGACAGTTACAACGACGCCACCTACAACGTCGTGTACGTCGACAGCCACGACTACGGCCCCAACAAGAGCAGCGAGCGGTACGCCGGCGGCACGGACGCCTGGGCCGAGAACATGTCCCTGATGTGGACCTTCCGGGGCATCCCCACGCTGTACTACGGCTCCGAGGTCGAGTTCCAGGCCGGCAAGAAGATCGACTGCGGACCCACCTGCCCGCTGGCGACGACCGGCCGGGCCTACTTCGGGGACCACCTCGTCGGCACGGTGAAGGCGTCGGACTTTGGCACGGTCTCCTCCGCGTCCGGCGCGGTCGCCGACACGCTGGCCGAGCCGCTGGTCAAGCACGTGCAGCGGCTCAACCAGATCCGCCGGGCGGTGCCCGCCCTGCAGATGGGGCAGTACTCGACCGAGGGCATCACCGGCTCGATGGCGTACAAGCGCCGCTACACCGACACCGTGAGCGGTACGGACAGCTTCGCGCTGGTGACGGTCACGGGCGGCGCCACGTACACAGGTATCCCCAACGGCACCTACAAGGACGCCGTCACCGGTGACACCCAGGTCGTGACGGGCGGAACGCTGGCCGTCCCCGCGCCGGGCAAGGGCAATCTGCGGGTGTACGTCCTGGACCTGGGCGGAAGGAACGCGACCCCGGGGAAGATCGGTACGGCGGGCCCGTACCTGAAGTGA